Proteins encoded together in one Solanum lycopersicum chromosome 7, SLM_r2.1 window:
- the LOC101244789 gene encoding GDSL esterase/lipase At5g55050-like isoform X2, whose translation MPLCITSCEWGYVLYKLCIEKPTLRCMDSFLCETAESAEKLGIPTPPPYLSDKNNQFPKGVSFASGGAGIFRTTNGELISFALDMSQQVQLFLLVQQRLVKQLGGDAGMKKLSKSIFVVVIGSNDIINYFKSDSKLSKTKAPQQYVDEMISTLQGQLKQLHGLGARKFVITSIGSVGCMPLLRFQSANNSNECFQQANFWADKYNQQLQTMLKGLKDELKDINYSFIDTYALLLDIVQNPTIYGFTEVKSACCGLGRLKATVPCTPVALVCPNRNKYVFWDRYHPTEATDSLIINTTFDGNNKYIFPLNVKQLIAL comes from the exons ATGCCACTATGTATCACTAGCTGCGAGTGGGGGTACGTATTGTATAAATTGTGCATTGAAAAGCCAACTCTTAGATGCATGGATTCTTTCCTTTGTGAAACCGCGGAGTCAG CTGAGAAATTAGGAATACCAACACCTCCCCCATACTTGTCTGACAAGAACAATCAGTTTCCAAAAGGTGTAAGCTTTGCTTCTGGTGGAGCTGGAATATTTAGGACCACCAATGGTGAATTAATT AGTTTTGCACTTGATATGTCTCAACAAGTGCAGTTATTCTTACTGGTGCAACAAAGATTAGTGAAGCAATTAGGAGGTGATGCTGGAATGAAGAAATTATCAAaatctatatttgttgttgtcattggaagtaatgatataattaattattttaaatctgATTCAAAACTCTCAAAGACAAAAGCACCCCAACAATATGTTGATGAAATGATCTCTACTCTACAAGGACAACTAAAG cAATTACATGGTCTAGGTGCAAGAAAATTTGTGATAACATCAATAGGATCAGTTGGGTGCATGCCATTACTAAGATTTCAAAGTGCAAATAATTCAAATGAATGCTTCCAACAAGCTAATTTTTGGGCAGACAAATATAACCAACAACTTCAAACTATGCTAAAAGGATTGAAGGATGAGCTCAAAGATATCAATTACTCATTTATCGACACATACGCTTTGTTGCTCGATATCGTTCAGAATCCAACTATTTAcg GTTTTACTGAAGTGAAATCTGCTTGTTGTGGACTTGGAAGACTAAAAGCTACAGTCCCTTGCACCCCAGTTGCTCTTGTTTGTCCCAATAGAAATAAGTATGTTTTTTGGGACAGATATCATCCAACTGAAGCTACTGATAGTTTAATTATCAACACAACTTTTGATGGaaacaacaaatatattttccCACTAAATGTGAAACAACTTATTGCCTTGTAA
- the LOC101268590 gene encoding dihydrolipoyllysine-residue succinyltransferase component of 2-oxoglutarate dehydrogenase complex 2, mitochondrial, translating to MLGVLRRKAISSASFTSCVRKSLHTVRPAVCKSRIPSAAAEEISLLTRQCGHVRNFNQLVLPGCSSNLRPERAVTNLFSSPTLSNWSRPFCANSGDTVDAVVPYMGESISDGTLAKFLKNVGDRVEVDEPIAQIETDKVTIDVTSPEAGVIQKFIAKEGDTVEPGNKVAIISKSGEGVEHVAPSEKSSEKVAPAAEDKKEEKAKPQVETTPVKEKPKGSSPPPPKRSPTELQLPPKERERRVPMTRLRKRVATRLKDSQNTFALLTTFNEVDMTNLMKLRSDYKDAFFEKHGVKLGFMSGFVKAAVSALQNQPIVNAVIDGDDIIYRDYIDISIAVGTPKGLVVPVIRNAEQMNFAEIEKTINSLAKKANDGSISIDEMAGGSFTISNGGVYGSLISTPIINPPQSAILGMHSIVSRPMVVGGNIVPRPMMYIALTYDHRLIDGREAVFFLRRIKDVVEDPRRLLLDV from the exons ATGTTAGGTGTTTTAAGGCGCAAAGCTATTTCTAGCGCCTCTTTTACTTCG TGTGTAAGGAAATCTCTGCATACGGTTCGACCTGCAGTATGTAAATCTAGAATTCCATCTGCTGCTGCAGAAGAG ATATCATTGCTTACTAGACAATGTGGTCATGTGCGAAATTTCAATCAGCTTGTGCTGCCTG GGTGCTCATCAAATTTGCGCCCAGAAAG GGCTGTGACCAATCTTTTCTCAAGTCCAACACTATCAAATTGGAGCAGGCCTTTCTGCGCAAATAGTG GTGATACCGTTGACGCTGTTGTTCCATATATGGGTGAATCCATTAGTGATGGGACACTGGCCAAGTTCCTGAAGA ATGTTGGTGACAGAGTAGAAGTTGATGAGCCAATTGCTCAGATTGAAACAGATAAG GTAACCATTGATGTTACCAGTCCTGAAGCTGGTGTAATCCAAAAG TTTATAGCCAAGGAAGGGGACACTGTCGAACCAGGCAATAAAGTTGCTATCATTTCAAAATCTGGTGAGGGTGTGGAACATGTTGCTCCATCTGAGAAGTCCTCTGAGAAAGTAGCTCCTGCAGCTGAGGATAAGAAAGAGGAAAAGGCAAAACCTCAAGTTGAGACAACTCCCGTCAAGGAGAAGCCTAAGGGAAGTTCACCTCCACCCCCTAAACGCTCTCCTACAGAGCTCCAACTTCCTCCCAAAGAACGGGAAAGACGA GTTCCCATGACCAGGCTCAGAAAAAGAGTTGCCACACGTTTGAAAGATTCTCAGAACACATTTGCTTTGCTGACAACATTCAATGAAGTTGATAT GACAAATTTGATGAAGCTCCGTTCTGATTACAAAGATGCCTTTTTTGAAAAGCATGGAGTCAAGTTAGGATTCATGTCTGGATTTGTGAAA GCAGCAGTTAGCGCACTCCAGAATCAGCCAATTGTTAATGCTGTTATCGATGGTGATGACATCATATATAGGGATTATATAGACATCAGTATCGCTGTTGGTACACCAAAG GGTCTTGTTGTTCCAGTTATCCGCAACGCTGAGCAGATGAATTTTGCTGAGATAGAAAAGACAATTAACTCACTTGCTAAGAAGGCAAATGATGGAAGCATATCTATTGATGAAATGGCTGGAGGGTCATTCACCATTTCAAACGGTGGAGTGTATGGAAGTCTTATCAGTACCCCTATCATTAATCCTCCCCAG TCTGCTATCTTGGGAATGCATTCAATAGTCAGTCGTCCTATGGTCGTTGGAGGCAATATTGTTCCAAGACCAATGATGTACATTGCTCTGACATACGATCACAGGCTGATCGATGGAAGAGAGGCAGTCTTCTTCTTGAGAAGAATCAAGGATGTGGTTGAAGATCCCCGTCGCTTGCTCCTTGATGTTTGA
- the LOC101266143 gene encoding GDSL esterase/lipase At5g55050-like yields MASTKTKLLNSCVLIIAILLILQFNLSRAQKVPAMYVFGDSLVDVGNNNYLETFFRANFLFNGIDFPGGKPTGRFSNGKNAADFIAENIGLPTPSPYLSDSNKNNVFLQGVSFASGGAGILNSTNDHPYNGTIYLSKQVGYFYEVQQRLIKNIGENAAKKHLKNSLFAIVIGSNDIFNYFNKKSKNNLTKSPQEYIDLMISTFSDQLMQLQGLGGRKYLIVGIGPLGCTPSQRLRNSLENCYDEANNLATIYNKALQSMLQKLKSNFKENFKYSYLNIYDFLIDSIQNPTTYDFLEVKSACCGIGRLYAEGPCIPISTYCPNRSNHIFWDEVHPTEATAKILVNTLFNNAKKYVTSMNLVNLLAL; encoded by the exons ATGGCTTCTACCAAAACTAAATTACTAAATTCATGTGTTTTAATAAttgcaattttattaattttgcaaTTTAATTTGTCAAGAGCACAAAAAGTGCCAGCCATGTATGTGTTTGGTGATTCTTTAGTAGATGTTgggaataataattatttggaGACATTTTTCAGagcaaattttctttttaatggaATTGATTTTCCTGGTGGCAAACCAACTGGAAGATTTAGCAATGGGAAAAATGCTGCTGACTTTATTG CTGAAAATATTGGTTTACCTACACCATCACCGTATCTTTCTGATTCCAACAAGAATAACGTCTTTCTGCAAGGTGTAAGCTTTGCCTCGGGAGGAGCTGGAATTTTAAATAGCACCAATGACCACCCTTAC AATGGCACAATTTACCTCTCAAAACAAGTTGGGTATTTCTATGAAGTGCAACAAAGGTTGATTAAAAATATTGGGGAAAATGCAGCAAAAAAGCACTTGAAAAATTCTCTATTTGCTATTGTTATTGGAAGCAATGATATATTCAactatttcaacaaaaaatccAAAAACAATCTCACAAAATCACCACAAGAGTACATTGATTTAATGATATCCACCTTTTCGGACCAATTAATG cAACTACAAGGTTTGGGTGGACgaaaatatttgattgttgGTATAGGACCATTAGGGTGCACTCCATCGCAAAGACTTCGAAATTCCTTAGAGAATTGCTACGATGAGGCTAACAATTTGGCCACAATTTATAATAAAGCTCTACAATCAATGTTGCAAAAATTGAAGTCAAATTTCAAGGAAAATTTCAAGTATTCCTACCTCAACATTTATGATTTCTTGATTGATTCCATCCAAAATCCAACAACATATG attttcttgAGGTTAAATCTGCTTGTTGTGGAATAGGAAGATTATATGCTGAAGGTCCTTGTATTCCTATTTCAACATATTGTCCCAACAGGAGTAATCACATTTTCTGGGATGAAGTTCATCCTACAGAAGCAACAGCAAAAATTCTTGTTAATACTCTTTTCaataatgcaaaaaaatatGTAACATCAATGAATTTAGTCAATTTACTTGCTTTGTAG
- the LOC101265562 gene encoding putative glycine-rich cell wall structural protein 1: protein MLMSVIKRLEKKVVKSTAKPWTDSKNYMLGEEKSFHHLVAYAEGPSGGIGVEMSRGGSSSDSGSGYDEGGRGGGVGGGGSGEGRGKGSGYGYGYGEGYGEGSGGGGYGGGGGEGSREGTGDGYGYGSGEGYGEGASGGGYGGGEGSGEGSGDGYGSGSGEGYGEGASGGGYGGGEGSGEGSGDGGSGSGSGYGYGYGNGTRSGAGGRGGGEGEGEGEGKGKDYGGGGIP, encoded by the exons ATGTTGATGTCAGTGATAAAACGGTTGGAGAAAAAG GTTGTAAAGTCTACCGCAAAACCATGGACAGATTCCAAGAACTACATGCTTGGAGAAGAGAAGTCATTTCATCATCTTGTTGCCTATGCTGAAGGACCTAGTGGAGGTATTGGGGTTGAAATGTCAAGAGGAGGTTCTAGTTCTGATTCTGGTTCTGGTTATGATGAAGGTGGACGAGGTGGAGGTGTAGGTGGAGGAGGAAGTGGTGAAGGAAGAGGAAAGGGTTCAGGTTATGGTTATGGTTATGGGGAAGGGTATGGTGAAGGCAGTGGGGGTGGAGGATATGGAGGTGGGGGTGGAGAAGGAAGTCGTGAAGGAACAGGAGATGGTTATGGTTATGGTTCTGGGGAAGGGTATGGTGAAGGAGCTAGTGGTGGGGGATATGGAGGTGGTGAAGGTAGTGGCGAGGGATCAGGAGATGGTTATGGTTCTGGTTCTGGGGAAGGGTATGGTGAAGGAGCTAGTGGTGGGGGATATGGAGGTGGTGAAGGTAGTGGCGAGGGATCAGGAGATGGTGGTTCTGGTTCTGGTAGTGGTTATGGATATGGTTATGGTAATGGAACTAGATCTGGTGCAGGAGGAAGAGGTGGAGGAGAAGGTGAAGGCGAAGGCGAAGGGAAAGGTAAAGATTATGGAGGAGGTGGAATACCGTGA
- the LOC101268887 gene encoding glycine-rich protein 5, producing the protein MFKLLEKNMWARILLLLFVFSLGAFLVCGRNLPSENESLVEKKYGVTDYQGGLDDNIGAGGFAAGEPTGPSGPTGPGLGGSISGGVSAGVGGRLGIGAGPVSGGAEGRVGVGIGAGAGAGVGAGPGGMGGGAAGSPPGIGIGGSGGVSGGVSGSGRIGAGVGGSGGVGDNVGGGAGDHGSGTGGGFGGPGSVSGGGFGGPGSGSGGGYGSGYGGGWP; encoded by the exons ATGTTTAAATTGctagaaaaaaatatgtggGCTAGAATTTTATTacttctttttgtgttttcacTTGGAGCTTTTCTTGTTTGTGGTAGAAATTTACCAAGTGAAAATGAGTCtcttgttgaaaaaaaatatggagttaCTGATTATCAAGGTGGATTAGATGATAATATTGGAGCTGGTGGATTTGCTGCTG GTGAGCCAACTGGGCCATCTGGACCAACTGGGCCGGGTCTAGGAGGATCCATTAGTGGTGGCGTTAGCGCCGGAGTCGGAGGAAGGTTGGGTATCGGAGCTGGGCCCGTAAGTGGAGGAGCTGAAGGTAGAGTTGGCGTTGGGATCGGTGCCGGAGCCGGTGCAGGTGTCGGCGCTGGTCCTGGCGGCATGGGCGGTGGCGCTGCCGGCAGTCCACCTGGCATTGGCATAGGTGGCAGTGGCGGAGTTAGTGGTGGAGTAAGCGGCAGCGGAAGAATTGGAGCTGGTGTAGGCGGCAGTGGCGGTGTTGGCGATAATGTTGGCGGTGGAGCAGGCGATCATGGCAGTGGAACTGGCGGAGGGTTTGGCGGCCCTGGTAGTGTAAGCGGCGGAGGGTTTGGCGGCCCTGGTAGTGGAAGCGGCGGAGGGTACGGCAGTGGATATGGCGGCGGATGGCCGTGA
- the LOC101244206 gene encoding uncharacterized protein: MEASFVSRAKTAFHSAAAKAEKVFTDIKKSDLINDRDSDKQSPVTSTNEISDDKDDSKDEKNSRQRPPPIKAKQDWQERFKNIRIGKRGTEGTDKAASPGMAYAIFDDNICFTSEREIPDSKDSESGLTVEESKHRDRDVIPPASVMKQLAVAVEAGKRCSTMKDFLASSRGSSPIMERASLSLSAVKSLVLREKDDKFAGEFGADDKVLSLINLLLDAGHFAGRKVDSANASSLPKDLHGAPPESFITNLADVTGRMKSLRKMALLWCKIVAELRRLWSEGQYIPGIPPDQIPDLNSCLLYQQLQVINCCISRKKRRIAATESLDSAVRLGSSKTDVLADDGTLPATPVLYAKVNTGELILRLGMDSKSDLRMLETGEPIYTPIMQEEPLLTEDLIKETEELVLRTGSLGAGCSQLLSDMQAFKAANPGCILEDFVRWHSPPDWMECDTIDGINETPDANDSLSGRGQLSTRMQKEGNLWRELWETSKPVPAVRQTPLFDEDLAVESILDNLEDISPHELFKQLFISLLGSGFITAEATLSNNSNLVKLFSDCKEYVILTCQRSNWVDKVDELCQVYETVETMVLSPDEVIRITFQPEEPSAAPANELKSRFKRLSLIFRNKDKLSPRDQKNQEESPLRQPFSSIFSKKPPKPDSSSPDKPVTSVENDWTIV; encoded by the exons ATGGAGGCGTCATTCGTATCTAGAGCAAAGACGGCCTTCCATTCTGCGGCAGCTAAAGCGGAGAAAGTTTTCACCGATATCAAAAAATCTGATCTCATCAACGATCGAG ATTCGGATAAACAATCGCCGGTGACGTCAACGAACGAGATTTCAGACGATAAGGACGATTCTAAG GACGAAAAGAATTCAAGGCAGAGGCCTCCACCAATAAAGGCCAAGCAGGACTGGCAGGAGAGGTTTAAGAACATTAGAATAGGAAAAAGAGGAACTGAAGGCACTGACAAAGCTGCAAGTCCAGGAATGGCATATGCAATTTTTGATGATAATATTTGCTTCACGAGTGAGAGAGAAATACCTGATTCAAAG GACTCTGAATCAGGTTTGACGGTGGAAGAGTCAAAACATCGGGACAGAGATGTCATTCCTCCAGCCTCTGTCATGAAGCAATTAGCTGTAGCTGTTGA GGCTGGAAAGAGGTGTAGTACAATGAAAGACTTCCTAGCTTCATCCAGAGGTTCCTCACCCATCATGGAGAGGGCTAGCTTAAGCTTGTCAGCAGTGAAGTCATTAGTGCTACGTGAAAAAGATGACAAATTTGCGGGTGAATTTGGTGCAGATGACAAGGTCTTGTCTCTTATCAATTTACTGCTAGATGCAG GACATTTTGCTGGAAGGAAGGTTGATTCTGCAAATGCTTCATCTTTGCCTAAGGATCTTCATGGTGCTCCTCCTGAAAGTTTTATCACTAATCTTGCTGATGTAACTGGACGCATGAAATCATTGCGTAAAATGGCATTATTATGGTGCAAAATTGTTGCTGAA TTACGGAGGCTGTGGTCTGAAGGACAATATATCCCTGGCATTCCTCCAGATCAAATCCCGGACCTGAATTCATGTCTTTTGTATCAGCAACTCCAGGTTATTAACTGTTGCATTTCCAGAAAAAAGCGACGCATTGCAGCCACTGAATCGTTGGATTCGGCTGTCAGGCTAGGAAGTTCAAAAACAGATGTTCTTGCTGATGACGGCACCCTTCCTGCAACTCCTGTCTTGTATGCTAAAGTTAACACTGGAGAATTAATTCTTCGGCTAGGAATGGACAGCAAATCTGATCTAAGAATGCTGGAAACGGGTGAACCTATATATACGCCAATAATGCAG GAAGAACCTTTGCTAACGGAAGATCTAATTAAAGAAACAGAGGAGCTGGTGCTCCGAACTGGGAG TCTTGGAGCTGGGTGCTCTCAACTCCTATCTGACATGCAGGCTTTCAAG GCAGCAAACCCTGGGTGTATATTAGAAGATTTCGTTAGATGGCATTCTCCTCCTGATTGGATGGAATGTGATACAATTGATGGAATTAATGAAACCCCTGATGCTAATGACTCATTGTCTGGAAGAGGCCAACTGAGTACTCGAATGCAGAAAGAAG GCAACTTGTGGCGCGAACTATGGGAAACCTCAAAGCCAGTGCCGGCTGTTAGACAAACTCCTCTCTTTGATGAGGATTTGGCAGT GGAAAGTATTCTGGATAATTTAGAAGATATATCTCCACATGAGCTTTTCAAGCAGCTGTTTATATCTCTT TTGGGATCAGGGTTTATAACTGCTGAGGCCACCCTCTCAAACAATTCAAATTTAGTGAAGCTGTTCAGTGATTGTAAAGAATATGTCATTCTCACCTGTCAAAGAAGCAACTGGGTTGACAAAGTTGACGAATTGTGCCAG GTCTACGAGACTGTTGAGACAATGGTACTCAGCCCAGATGAAGTTATAAGGATCACCTTTCAACCTGAAGAACCTTCAGCTGCACCCGCGAATGAACTAAAAAGTCGATTCAAAAGGCTTAGCCTCATATTCAGAAACAAGGATAAGCTATCACCGCGAGACCAGAAGAACCAGGAGGAGAGTCCATTACGCCAACCATTCTcatccatattttcaaagaaaccTCCAAAGCCCGACAGTTCATCTCCAGATAAACCTGTTACTTCCGTCGAAAATGACTGGACAATTGTATAA
- the LOC109120726 gene encoding uncharacterized protein, with product MTSNFMIMIIFGTLMYTSSARNLIGLDFSDNYNNNNIPRVSTSFGGGGGGGGHVGPNGIDFGVGVGVGGQVSVPGVGSIGGGGGGGIGGSIGRDGSVSMGGGGGGGIGGQIGNVGFGGGQGFGGGQSFNGIYD from the coding sequence atgacttccaatttcatgattatgataatttttgGAACTTTAATGTACACAAGTTCCGCTCGAAATCTTATCGGGTTGGATTTTtctgataattataataataataacattccACGAGTAAGTACCTCATTTGGAGGTGGAGGTGGTGGTGGAGGACACGTTGGTCCCAATGGCATAGATTTTGGAGTAGGTGTTGGTGTTGGAGGTCAAGTAAGTGTACCCGGTGTTGGGTCaattggtggtggtggtggtggaggaATAGGTGGAAGCATAGGTAGAGATGGTTCGGTTTCTATGGGAGGTGGCGGAGGAGGAGGCATTGGTGGTCAAATCGGAAATGTAGGGTTTGGGGGCGGACAAGGTTTTGGTGGTGGGCAAAGTTTTAATGGAATTTACgattaa
- the LOC104648580 gene encoding putative glycine-rich cell wall structural protein 1, which yields MKMSTQYSKAFIFLIFLGLFARDTSARILLGDAVATVFEIPAGVNGLGFGQIVGGAGGSSGGSSGGGGGGDGGFSGGNSDGFGFGFGSGHGSGLGGSGGGGGGSGGGGENGGSGFGFGIGEGFGGGGI from the exons ATGAAAA TGTcaacacaatattcaaaggcatttatttttctaatttttttgggatTATTTGCACGTGACACGTCAGCTAGAATACTCTTAGGAGATGCAGTAGCTACAGTTTTTGAGATCCCAGCTGGTGTAAATGGCTTAGGATTTGGTCAGATTGTCGGAGGAGCTGGCGGCAGTAGTGGCGGCAGCAGCGGTGGCGGTGGTGGAGGAGATGGTGGTTTTAGTGGCGGAAACAGTGacggatttggatttggatttggtaGTGGCCACGGGTCCGGCTTAGGCGGTAGTGGCGGCGGTGGTGGTGGCAGTGGCGGTGGCGGGGAGAATGGTGGTAGTGGTTTTGGGTTTGGGATCGGTGAAGGTTTCGGCGGTGGTGGCATTTGA
- the LOC101244789 gene encoding GDSL esterase/lipase At5g55050-like isoform X1 yields the protein MAISSFFSFFFFIICYFRICEAQLVPAAYMFGDSLIDVGNNNHIATIIKANFPYNGRDFPGGKPTGRFSNGKNTADFIAEKLGIPTPPPYLSDKNNQFPKGVSFASGGAGIFRTTNGELISFALDMSQQVQLFLLVQQRLVKQLGGDAGMKKLSKSIFVVVIGSNDIINYFKSDSKLSKTKAPQQYVDEMISTLQGQLKQLHGLGARKFVITSIGSVGCMPLLRFQSANNSNECFQQANFWADKYNQQLQTMLKGLKDELKDINYSFIDTYALLLDIVQNPTIYGFTEVKSACCGLGRLKATVPCTPVALVCPNRNKYVFWDRYHPTEATDSLIINTTFDGNNKYIFPLNVKQLIAL from the exons atggctatttcttctttttttagtttctttttttttatcatatgttATTTTAGAATATGTGAAGCACAATTAGTACCAGCAGCTTATATGTTTGGTGATTCTTTAATTGATGTTggtaataataatcatatagcTACTATTATTAAAGCTAATTTTCCTTATAATGGTCGTGATTTTCCTGGTGGAAAACCTACTGGAAGATTTTCTAATGGCAAAAATACTGCTGATTTTATAG CTGAGAAATTAGGAATACCAACACCTCCCCCATACTTGTCTGACAAGAACAATCAGTTTCCAAAAGGTGTAAGCTTTGCTTCTGGTGGAGCTGGAATATTTAGGACCACCAATGGTGAATTAATT AGTTTTGCACTTGATATGTCTCAACAAGTGCAGTTATTCTTACTGGTGCAACAAAGATTAGTGAAGCAATTAGGAGGTGATGCTGGAATGAAGAAATTATCAAaatctatatttgttgttgtcattggaagtaatgatataattaattattttaaatctgATTCAAAACTCTCAAAGACAAAAGCACCCCAACAATATGTTGATGAAATGATCTCTACTCTACAAGGACAACTAAAG cAATTACATGGTCTAGGTGCAAGAAAATTTGTGATAACATCAATAGGATCAGTTGGGTGCATGCCATTACTAAGATTTCAAAGTGCAAATAATTCAAATGAATGCTTCCAACAAGCTAATTTTTGGGCAGACAAATATAACCAACAACTTCAAACTATGCTAAAAGGATTGAAGGATGAGCTCAAAGATATCAATTACTCATTTATCGACACATACGCTTTGTTGCTCGATATCGTTCAGAATCCAACTATTTAcg GTTTTACTGAAGTGAAATCTGCTTGTTGTGGACTTGGAAGACTAAAAGCTACAGTCCCTTGCACCCCAGTTGCTCTTGTTTGTCCCAATAGAAATAAGTATGTTTTTTGGGACAGATATCATCCAACTGAAGCTACTGATAGTTTAATTATCAACACAACTTTTGATGGaaacaacaaatatattttccCACTAAATGTGAAACAACTTATTGCCTTGTAA